GCTGGCAGTGCTCATCGCCGCCATGCGCGCGCCCATTTCGGCGGCAAAGGATTCCAGCAGCGCATGCCAGATTTCGACGTTCAAATAGCGCGGGCAGAGGTTGTCGAGAATTTTCACCGTCGACGGCTCGAAGATGAAATCCGTCGCATACTTTTCGTCTTTGGGCGGGCGCGGAACAATCGGCAGCAATTGCTGCACGACGATGTTTTGCTGGATGGCGGATTTGAACTCGTTGAACACCAGATAAATGCGGTCGAGCTTGCCGTTGACATAGCGATCCTGGATCAGCGCGGCAATATCCTGGGCGTGCGAGAAATCCAGTTTGTCAAAAAAGTTGACGTATTTTTCCAAAATCGGATAGCGGCGGCGGTTGAAATGCTCGAAGGCTTTTTTGCCGACGGTGATCAGCTCGACCGCGCGGCCATCCTGGCGCGCGGCGTTAATCTCGTTGGTGGCGCGGCGAATGATATTGGCATTGAAACTGCCGCATAAGCCGCGATCACCCGTGATGACGACGAAAGCGACGCGTTTGGGCTCGCGCGCGTGCAGCAACGGATGCAAGGCATGCTCGACTTTGGCCGCCACGTGGCCCAGCACTTCGTCGAGACTCTTGGAGTACGGCCGCGCCCGCATCATGCGTTCCTGGGCTTTGCGCAATCGCGCCGCCGCCACCATTTTCATGGCTTTGGTGATCTGCTGCGTGCTTTTGACGCTGGCAATGCGACGGCGAATCGTACGAAGGGTTGCCAAGGGAGTTTTCCTATCAATCGTTTTATTTGGTTTCCAGTTTCGCCTTGAAACCACTGATGAACTCGTCC
This genomic window from candidate division KSB1 bacterium contains:
- the atpG gene encoding ATP synthase F1 subunit gamma; amino-acid sequence: MATLRTIRRRIASVKSTQQITKAMKMVAAARLRKAQERMMRARPYSKSLDEVLGHVAAKVEHALHPLLHAREPKRVAFVVITGDRGLCGSFNANIIRRATNEINAARQDGRAVELITVGKKAFEHFNRRRYPILEKYVNFFDKLDFSHAQDIAALIQDRYVNGKLDRIYLVFNEFKSAIQQNIVVQQLLPIVPRPPKDEKYATDFIFEPSTVKILDNLCPRYLNVEIWHALLESFAAEMGARMAAMSTASDNAKELIVQLTLYYNKVRQASITRELMDIVGGAEALKK